The following proteins are encoded in a genomic region of Colletotrichum higginsianum IMI 349063 chromosome 9, whole genome shotgun sequence:
- a CDS encoding Isoflavone reductase family protein, with the protein MKIRNTNICQNCRVRKLANVPRISEQLDLSTSGSTETPPACTHAAQTLARGWREATTQATNLSDNLDRGSWTQSGCSPSLQDHSPYVPELAADGYHILGDLSSSNAGGSVPRICGAWVEALPELVLHTKAEQILSPSIKTLALAILSRGRESRMSTSDAVAAHAHAVSSLRSGFLQENVSDSSNLLAATVMCLFLSEMILPTSKAAAIVHAKGIGDVLKLQSPGFYTHGIGHKLFVGIRPVLVLHSFFSHELSFLAEDVWKHEPFSGQGAAPLQELFSIVVALPSALSTIDKLKVTLTEQSYVTACNALDQLTDTLNGLLNLRQTIQDESQREYWAPALPPNIQSGISFQSITAANFFTHLWAFHIICAGYIKTLLTLFPACLDRVHQNLKRQISRDLVTDLACRILRSIEFLADEKFKVFGSASAVLPLFAGLTVVRGEGKQSKELQYWYRHALQIYSKKGYHFKVMAQQLKNVVLAGSTGNAGSKILQSLVDSGQFNVTVLVRKPEVAHAPGVTVKTIDFGSMAALVEVLKGQDAVIDATMSPDATMPLRMIDAAVSAGVKRFIPSEFSLDPNNPLTRSVPVFGPKNQVLSRLKDLASTGRLTYTTISNGAFLDWNLRTGFIKINIKNKKVELMDGGDVVIPWTLLDHVGRATANVLLHAEQTKNRSVYISTVEKSQKEMFKLAQEALGSDGWTVSSLDMGMVYQESLREMKAGNLTFEVFGNMILYCNSRLDYSGKWEKDDNALLGIQPWSDEEVRQLIRQYHSSSAAVNEPMAGDMRFLIALYDAISRPYPRSPFSFPRVVATPYPYQSRLEVDDDDDDATRLKVLKIPEAWFEGKVVVDTAAAVNQAQRRGGILVQLERVHSGEHLAIVGARRAELRALPVDDEEGYIGVQSIGTLERMILLRA; encoded by the exons ATGAAAATCCGCAATACCAACATATGTCAGAACTGCCGGGTTCGAAAACTCGCC AACGTGCCCAGGATATCAGAGCAGCTTGATCTTTCGACCTCCGGTAGTACCGAGACACCACCAGCCTGCACCCATGCAGCCCAGACGCTCGCGCGTGGTTGGCGGGAGGCAACAACCCAGGCAACAAACCTATCCGACAACCTCGACAGAGGAAGCTGGACCCAGTCAGGCTGTTCACCAAGTCTCCAAGACCACAGTCCATATGTGCCTGAACTGGCCGCTGATGGATATCATATCCTTGGTG ACCTCAGTTCCAGTAACGCTGGTGGGTCGGTGCCACGGATCTGTGGTGCTTGGGTCGAAGCTCTCCCTGAACTTGTCTTACATACCAAGGCGGAGCAGATACTCTCACCATCCATCAAAACCCTGGCGCTAGCGATTTTATCCCGAGGTCGCGAGAGCAGGATGTCCACGTCAGATGCAGTAGCCGCTCACGCACATGCCGTTTCATCGCTTCGATCAGGGTTTCTTCAGGAAAATGTGTCTGATAGCTCGAACCTACTTGCAGCCACAGTCATGTGCCTGTTTCTTTCAGAA ATGATTCTGCCCACCTCAAAAGCAGCCGCAATTGTACACGCGAAAGGCATCGGAGATGTTTTAAAGCTGCAGAGCCCCGGCTTCTATACCCATGGGATAGGTCATAAGCTCTTCGTTGGAATCAGACCGGTTCTT GTACTACACTCATTCTTTTCTCACGAGCTCTCCTTTCTGGCGGAGGATGTCTGGAAGCACGAGCCTTTTAGTGGTCAAGGTGCCGCTCCTCTACAGGAACTGTTTAGCATTGTTGTTGCCCTTCCTTCTGCTCTAAGCACTATCGACAAGCTCAAAGTCACCCTGACCGAGCAGTCTTACGTCACTGCCTGCAATGCCCTTGACCAGCTGACCGATACGCTCAACGGACTGTTAAATCTTAGGCAAACGATACAAGACGAGAGTCAACGCGAATACTGGGCACCCGCACTACCTCCCAACATTCAGAGCGGCATCAGCTTTCAGAGCATTACCGCTGCAAACTTTTTCACCCACCTGTGGGCGTTCCACATCATTTGCGCGGGATACATCAAAACGCTGCTTACGCTCTTTCCAGCGTGCTTGGACCGGGTACATCAGAATCTCAAACGTCAAATCTCAAGAGACCTCGTGACCGATCTGGCCTGCCGTATTCTACGCAGCATCGAGTTTCTCGCCGATGAAAAGTTTAAGGTGTTTGGTTCTGCTTCGGCTGTTTTGCCCCTCTTTGCCGGACTGACAGTAGTCAGAGGCGAAGGGAAACAGAGCAAGGAGCTGCAGTATTGGTATCGCCATGCACTGCAGATATACTCCAAGAAAGGCTATCATTTC AAAGTCATGGCGCAACAGTTGAAGAACGTCGTTCTTGCCGGT TCAACCGGCAACGCTGGATCCAAGATCTTGCAATCTTTGGTCGACTCTGGACAGTTCAACGTCACTGTGTTGGTGCGCAAGCCGGAAGTCGCCCATGCCCCTGGAGTAACCGTCAAAACCATTGACTTTGGGTCGATGGCCGCCCTAGTCGAAGTGTTGAAGGGCCAAGACGCCGTCATCGATGCCACGATGAGCCCGGATGCAACGATGCCCCTGCGCATGATCGATGCCGCTGTCAGTGCTGGCGTGAAAAGATTCATTCCTTCTGAGTTTTCTTTGGACCCGAACAATCCGTTAACGCGGTCTGTCCCCGTTTTTGGTCCTAAAAACCAGGTGTTGTCTCGGCTCAAGGATCTCGCGTCGACGGGACGATTGACCTACACCACGATTTCCAATGGGGCTTTTCTTGACTGGAACCTGCGTACGGGCTTCATCAAGATAAacatcaagaacaagaaggtGGAACTTATGGATGGGGGTGACGTGGTTATTCCCTGGACGCTGTTGGACCACGTTGGAAGAGCGACGGCAAATGTTCTTCTCCATGCGGAACAGACGAAGAACCGTTCGGTGTATATCTCCACTGTCGAAAAGAGCCAGAAAGAAATGTTCAAGCTGGCACAGGAGGCGCTTGGGAGCGATGGCTGGACTGTTTCATCGCTGGATATGGGAATGGTTTACCAGGAATCTCTTAGGGAGATGAAGGCTGGCAATCTCACATTTGAGGTCTTTGGGAACATGATTCTCTATTGCAATTCTAGGCTGGATTATTCTGGAAAGTGGGAGAAAGATGACAACGCTCTGCTTGGAATTCAGCCCTGGAGCGACGAGGAAGTTCGACAGCTTATTCG ACAGTaccacagcagcagcgccgccgtcaacgagcCCATGGCCGGCGACATGCGCTTCCTCATTGCGCTGTACGACGCCATCAGCAGGCCGTACCCTCGATCGCCCTTTTCCTTCCCCCGCGTCGTCGCGACGCCGTACCCGTACCAGTCCAGGCTCGaagttgacgacgacgacgacgatgcgaCGCGCCTAAAGGTGCTCAAGATCCCCGAAGCGTGGTTC GAAGGAaaagtcgtcgtcgataccgctgccgccgtcaaTCAAGCTCAGCGCCGCGGCGGAATCCTTGTACAGCTAGAGCGAGTACATTCCGGCGAGCATTTGGCCATAGTCGGAGCTCGGCGGGCCGAGCTGCGCGCACTCccagtcgacgacgaagaagggtACATTGGTGTTCAATCGATAGGAACGTTAGAAAGGATGATCCTACTAAGAGCCTAA